The following are from one region of the Ruegeria sp. THAF33 genome:
- the repB gene encoding plasmid partitioning protein RepB, translating to MARKSLQEMSGIANTIARSSPKAIDKTPKPNAPALGALQGSLAAIREIDPALIDDWGPADRLGEFTAVNTDEDDDSFESLMSSIQDGGQQVPILVRKSKSDGRYEAIYGRRRLKACRELGIKVRANVQDIDDASALLAKGLENAARRNLSFYEKARFAEAILTSGHDTATVRQVLNVSKSGLSHLTKVTQHVPAKIGDMIGAAPKSGRPKWTGLAEHFVAGKLTEDEAANLLATIEPSMSSDDRLEMLLKAAVKRGARQREGAAEVSPIEGVTIKSTNGSLTVSVKRTGANAGFASWLDKNMAEIIKRSHAEFTAVNTEEKN from the coding sequence ATGGCTAGAAAGTCGCTTCAGGAGATGTCGGGGATCGCAAACACCATCGCGCGCTCGAGCCCCAAGGCCATCGATAAAACTCCAAAACCCAATGCCCCTGCTCTTGGTGCGCTTCAGGGCTCTCTTGCCGCAATCAGGGAAATTGACCCTGCTTTGATCGACGATTGGGGCCCAGCCGATAGGCTTGGTGAGTTTACAGCTGTAAACACCGACGAAGATGACGATAGTTTTGAAAGCTTGATGTCGAGCATCCAAGACGGTGGCCAACAAGTTCCCATTCTTGTTAGAAAATCGAAATCCGACGGTCGATACGAGGCAATTTATGGGAGGAGGAGGCTCAAAGCCTGCCGTGAACTCGGTATTAAAGTTCGCGCCAATGTTCAGGATATCGACGATGCTTCAGCGCTTCTCGCCAAGGGGCTTGAGAATGCTGCGAGGCGCAATCTTTCCTTCTACGAGAAAGCACGTTTTGCCGAGGCGATCCTGACTTCCGGGCATGACACTGCAACGGTGCGGCAAGTATTGAACGTTTCGAAATCAGGGCTGTCTCACCTGACAAAAGTTACGCAACATGTTCCTGCAAAGATTGGTGACATGATCGGCGCAGCCCCAAAATCTGGCCGCCCAAAATGGACCGGGCTTGCAGAACACTTCGTTGCAGGCAAGCTGACGGAAGATGAAGCGGCCAATTTGCTTGCAACCATTGAGCCATCGATGTCGTCAGATGATCGGCTGGAAATGCTCCTTAAGGCAGCAGTCAAACGTGGTGCACGACAAAGAGAAGGTGCAGCCGAAGTAAGCCCAATTGAAGGCGTTACAATCAAATCCACCAACGGATCACTAACTGTTTCGGTCAAAAGAACCGGAGCTAACGCTGGCTTTGCTAGCTGGTTGGACAAAAACATGGCTGAAATCATCAAGCGCTCACACGCTGAGTTTACAGCTGTAAACACCGAGGAAAAGAACTGA